One genomic segment of Desulfarculaceae bacterium includes these proteins:
- the cooS gene encoding anaerobic carbon-monoxide dehydrogenase catalytic subunit — MSKDDKSQKSQLLDPKDLTICETTQKMLAKAREDGVELAFDRAQAMKACPIGEKSACCKNCFMGPCRLNAKDPYGKVGVCGATIDTIQSRNFGRAVATGTASHTDHGFEMLKLFKGVITGEIPDYEISDPEKLLQVAEELGIRTQDREFHDVAMDLCHELEKTYTQTEGEIPFIKRAPAKTVETWRNEGVVPRGAMLEIMELMNRTHMGMDQDYDNLSKQISRCALSDGWGGSMVATEIGDILFGTPYPVVGEVNMGVLKADEVNVIIHGHEPNLFDSMLMSVSDPEMIAKAEAAGAKGINLVGMCCSGLEMLSRKGIPHAGNFMSTEAVLVTGAVDAMAVDVQCIKQGLAKVADCYGTKLFTTNPRAHIEGVMHVEFEETYPRECTDTVVDMAIKRFAERSAPIDIPKRKDKGVFGFSDEYVNYMLGGSFRGSYTPLNDNIINGRIRGVAGVVGCTNPRVKQDWVHTELVKELIKNDILVVMTGCAQISLAKAGLLTPEAAHLAGPGLQEVCETVGIPPVLGLGACVDNSRILTAVCSMVKAGGLGNSIADLPVAGAAPEYMSEKAIAIGQYFVASGVYTIFGVTFPMIEGTKFHDLMFNGLEERGMGKWDFALDPHDIATKMITHIEKKRQALGLDKGDERVLVDMADRRALNAG, encoded by the coding sequence ATGAGTAAGGATGACAAGAGCCAAAAGAGCCAACTTTTGGACCCTAAGGACCTCACCATCTGCGAAACCACCCAAAAGATGCTGGCCAAGGCCCGCGAGGACGGGGTGGAGCTGGCCTTTGACCGCGCCCAGGCCATGAAGGCGTGCCCCATCGGCGAAAAAAGCGCCTGTTGCAAGAACTGCTTCATGGGCCCCTGCCGCCTCAACGCCAAGGACCCCTACGGCAAGGTGGGCGTATGCGGGGCCACCATCGACACCATTCAGTCGCGCAACTTCGGCCGGGCCGTGGCCACCGGCACCGCCTCGCACACCGACCACGGCTTCGAGATGCTCAAGCTGTTCAAGGGCGTGATCACCGGCGAGATCCCGGACTACGAGATCAGCGACCCGGAGAAGCTGTTGCAGGTGGCCGAGGAGCTGGGCATCCGCACCCAGGACCGCGAGTTCCACGACGTGGCCATGGATCTCTGTCATGAGCTGGAAAAGACCTACACCCAGACCGAGGGCGAGATTCCCTTCATCAAGCGGGCTCCGGCCAAGACGGTGGAGACCTGGCGCAACGAGGGCGTGGTGCCCCGGGGGGCCATGCTCGAGATCATGGAGCTGATGAACCGCACCCACATGGGCATGGACCAGGACTACGACAACCTGTCCAAGCAGATCAGCCGCTGTGCCTTGTCCGACGGCTGGGGCGGCTCCATGGTGGCCACCGAGATCGGCGACATACTCTTCGGCACCCCCTACCCCGTGGTGGGCGAGGTGAACATGGGCGTCTTGAAGGCCGACGAGGTGAACGTCATCATCCACGGCCACGAGCCCAACCTCTTCGACTCCATGCTCATGTCGGTCAGTGACCCCGAGATGATCGCCAAGGCCGAGGCCGCCGGCGCCAAGGGCATCAACCTGGTGGGCATGTGCTGCTCCGGCCTGGAGATGCTCTCGCGCAAGGGCATCCCCCACGCGGGCAACTTCATGAGCACCGAGGCGGTGTTGGTCACCGGCGCGGTGGACGCCATGGCCGTGGATGTGCAGTGCATCAAGCAGGGCCTGGCCAAGGTGGCCGACTGCTACGGCACCAAGCTGTTCACCACCAACCCCCGCGCCCACATCGAGGGCGTGATGCACGTGGAGTTCGAGGAGACCTACCCCCGCGAGTGCACCGACACCGTGGTGGACATGGCCATCAAGCGCTTTGCCGAGCGCAGCGCGCCCATCGATATCCCCAAGCGCAAGGACAAGGGCGTGTTCGGCTTCTCCGACGAGTACGTCAACTACATGCTGGGCGGCAGCTTCCGCGGCTCCTACACCCCGCTCAACGACAACATCATCAACGGCCGCATCCGTGGCGTGGCCGGGGTGGTGGGCTGCACCAACCCCCGGGTCAAGCAGGACTGGGTGCACACCGAGCTGGTCAAGGAGCTGATCAAGAACGACATCCTGGTGGTCATGACCGGCTGCGCCCAGATATCGCTGGCCAAGGCCGGGCTGTTGACCCCCGAGGCGGCCCACCTGGCCGGCCCGGGCCTGCAAGAGGTCTGCGAGACGGTGGGCATCCCGCCGGTGTTGGGCCTGGGCGCCTGCGTGGACAACAGCCGCATCCTCACCGCCGTGTGCTCCATGGTCAAGGCGGGCGGCCTGGGCAACTCCATCGCCGATCTGCCCGTGGCCGGCGCGGCCCCGGAGTACATGAGCGAGAAGGCCATCGCCATCGGCCAGTACTTCGTGGCCTCGGGCGTGTACACCATCTTCGGCGTCACCTTCCCCATGATCGAAGGCACCAAGTTCCACGACCTGATGTTCAACGGCCTGGAGGAGCGGGGCATGGGCAAGTGGGACTTCGCGTTGGACCCCCACGACATCGCCACCAAGATGATCACCCACATCGAGAAGAAGCGCCAAGCCCTGGGCCTGGACAAGGGCGACGAGCGCGTGCTGGTGGACATGGCGGACCGCCGTGCCTTAAACGCCGGATAA